The Ananas comosus cultivar F153 linkage group 6, ASM154086v1, whole genome shotgun sequence genome segment CACGATTTGCGCGCACCCGATCCGTAAGCTATTCCTCCACACGATTTGGGTGTAGTGCGAGCAATCCTGGTCCGGTTGGCACGAGTTCGAACCGTAGTCGTAAAAGCTGCTCTCGGCCGCCCAGGCTGCAACCGTGTCTCCGGGCTGCCACTCGGCGCCTGCGCCCCAGAAGATGTTCTCTCCGTAGTCAGAATCGGAATGAACCAAAGCGCAGTCGCCGCTCCTCTGGCTTGCCCACCACGAGGCGTAGCCCGCGAGCGCGTCGCTCCATTGGAGCGGCGGCAGGCCGAGGCTCCCTCTGATGAGGTTGTGCGGTACGAGAAATTGCTGCAGCATTGTACTTTGCAGCAGACGGCGTGAAGGCCGAGGACGGATAGGCTCGCAGCTCGAAGTTGATACTGCAGGagtgaaaagagagaaaaagagaaaaaagaagaagattctAAAAGCGGCACGGAAACCGGAGCTCTTGGGCGCCATTTTCGAGGTTTTGGGAGGATCTAAGTAGCTCGCTACTAGCCAGGTAGTTATATATAGGACAACGGTTCGGCGCTCGTCGCGGTTGTGATACATTTAAATATGTCCATGATTTTAACGCTACTTATGATTCGATTTAAGCCACTGATTAGGGACTAATTTCATGTGGGCATCACATGGATTGCAGTTGCAGAATAGAGACATGTTAGGGAATGTGGCATTGGGTTCCGTCGacttttgttaattaattaacaacacTCAAAAAATGGCCCCAGTCGAAAACAGGGGATAGATTCATTTGATCTGAGTGTGGTCAAGTTTCAGCTTgttatttaaactcaaattattATCTCCCATCTTtctatttctcttatttttttggaaaaacttcaaaaacccccccctgtggtttcatgcattctcactttagtaccctgtggtttaaaacgtatcaatttgcccccatgtggtttcatttttatcttttcagaagctttttcgttaatatttcgttaaattatatacaaaaaacttcagataactatctatgtttatcgaatattcactttagtatcctttaattttaattttgtcactgatttaagaaaaaaaaataataaaattgataacaaaaagagaaaaatgaaaccacaggggggcaaattgatacgttttaaaccacagggtatgaaagtgagaatgcatgaaaccacagggggggtttttgaagttttccctattttttttcctttaatttctCCTCCTTAAGGCATGATGAGAACATGCATTCCTGTATATTGCTTAAGATATGGCTCAATAGGTAGGAAATTAAGTACCCCTTAAAATTTGTGAGTTGAATAgtattatcttttttatctcTCTACGTGGTAGTTTGTAGCTTTCTAATCACAAAAActatgaaaaatatatttatctacAACTTAAGTTTTCAGAGAAAATTAGTTATTTCATAGGGTGTTCGAGATAAATCCGATCACGTTGCACtagcttatttatatttagatcCATATTATGAACTGAAAACAGAGCTTTATATTTCTCCAAGTGTGGCCTTTGTATTATATGCCAAGCAGCTAAAAGAAATAACAGTTATAATGCGAGGTTAATGCACATGATAAGAGATGATTACACGCGAAGTCGATGATCTTAATGACTCAAAACTATACATTGATGCTTAGGCTTATAATATCATGATAGAAACATATAACCGAACCGTTTCAAGGCTAACATGCAATTTACTTCTGTTTACTTTAAACAGATTGAAAGCCTATTTTACAATACAAGTCAAAACGTTTTGTTAATAAAGGTTAAAGCGCAATGTATGCGAAAGTTTAtgaactaaaatatttaagttgtAGAGGCCAATTAAGTTGCAATGTTAACGAAACAGAGTATTGATCTATgttattttcatccaaaatagcTCGTGATGGAGCAGGTTGAAATGCATTCTATTATAGATGAGCGACAATAATGCATGTTTCCATAATTTTTCTGTACATGATGCTATGTTACCTATGTATAATGTGACCCCATAATTTTGGGACTATTTGGCctaacttttgattttattacagCAAAATGTGTTGTCGCAGAAATAATCAATTTGGctaatcattttaaatttttaacatatAGGATCCCAACAATTTGGCATTTTAAGAgcgaaaaagaaataatattctTGGGTGTAATGACTTTGGACACGATTAatcattttttaattattttttaaagattcaACTTGTAATATATTagtcagggaaaaaaaaaaaacccaaaattaaATGAACAAATCGGCGTCACAAAATTCGCAAAAAATGATGAATTTAACGGTCGATCCCTTGAGTGCAAACTTTTGTAGATGATCTTAATTACCTCATACTATAAGTctaaaagtttcttaaattcAATCTCTAAAACTCAAATCCATGAGCTTTTCATAGTTCAAATTAAACCACCACCTCGTTAATTAATTACCTGTGCAATCCTTGAGGATCACTACACTTTGGATCACATCTCAAACAGTCAAATCCACTACTAATTGAAAAGGGTGTTTTTCCTACAAACACCTCTTTTCATCTACTGATATTGTAACTGTTGTCACGTGGTGTGTTTGGTCGGTTTTAATTTCAACAGTAACCAATCAGGTGATGTGCTAGTAGTTAGAAGGGCTTCTGGCCCATGATATTGCCATGGGGGTCGTAGTTGCAGGTGATGAAGGTATCGCCGGTGGCGCAGACGACGCGGGCGCAGCCGAGCCACTGGCTCTGCCGCCACACCATCTGCGTGTAGTGCGAGCAGTCCTCGTCGGGCCGGCACGCATTCGACCCGTAGTCGTAGTAACTCCGCTCGGCCGCCCATGCCGCCACCGCGTCCCCGGCCTGCCACCCCGCCCCGCCCCCCCAGAAGATGTTCTCCCCGTAGTTGGTGTCCGAGTGCACCAGCGCGCAGTCCCCGCTCCGCTGCCCGGCCCACCACTGCGCGTAGCTCGCCAGCGCGCCGCTCCACCGCAGCGGCGGCAGCCCCAGGCTCCCGCGCAGGCTGTTGTGCGGCGCCAGGAACTGCTGCGCCAGACTGCTCTGCTGCTGCAGCATTCTCCGTGAAGCACCAGCAGTACTGGAAACTGCCGACAGTACTGCAACAAAAACAACCGCACATGAAAGGGAATGACTGTGATGAGTACTGGCCATTAATTCTAACAAAAAAAACACAGATAGGTAGGTAGTTAATTTGATGGAAGTTGCTTTGTTGGTTGTTGGTAgttgcatacatatatatacagtgTTTTACACAGATCAGTGGAActttatttactatatactgAGATTTagaatcattaattaatttttaatttcatgtGATCAGCACGCGAACCGAGGAAACTTTAACTGCCGTAACCGCCGTTGATCAAGGTGGTTTTATGCTATAATTAAGTTGGGGTCAACTGCTGATGATTCGTCGATCGACTGGCAAATTAGAGCACATCTAGGGCGAGATAACTGCAGGATtaatatataaagtaattattAGTGTATCAATTTTAATCTACTAGTTATAACAGTTCatgtagtatagtatatattagtAAATATTTTCCGTAATTTGCGCGGTAAACACATGGTTTAGGAGTCGAATCCAAGCTTTGGGCTGATATAAACACGTGGTCCCATGTGAGTAATATCTAGCTTGCTATCTTAAATGAACACCAAATTAATCATGTAGATCACACTTCGacagtattctataatttagaGTGTAGcaatttttttagcttttttcttttgtgagagAGTTAGTATGctatctgctttatttatttttttaataaatgaactCAGTTAAAAATGTGAAACTTGTGACCTCGGATATCAAAAATCAAGCTCTTAGTCTAACTAAAAATgtgtagtaattttttttacttcacttttttgttgtttttttgttcCCCTGAGCTACTAATCAGAGGATTACAAAACATATAGAGATCACTC includes the following:
- the LOC109711593 gene encoding pathogenesis-related protein 1-like, encoding MASTHHSHSLSCAVVFVAVLSAVSSTAGASRRMLQQQSSLAQQFLAPHNSLRGSLGLPPLRWSGALASYAQWWAGQRSGDCALVHSDTNYGENIFWGGGAGWQAGDAVAAWAAERSYYDYGSNACRPDEDCSHYTQMVWRQSQWLGCARVVCATGDTFITCNYDPHGNIMGQKPF
- the LOC109711143 gene encoding pathogenesis-related protein PR-1-like, with product MAPKSSGFRAAFRIFFFFLFFSLFTPAVSTSSCEPIRPRPSRRLLQSTMLQQFLVPHNLIRGSLGLPPLQWSDALAGYASWWASQRSGDCALVHSDSDYGENIFWGAGAEWQPGDTVAAWAAESSFYDYGSNSCQPDQDCSHYTQIVWRNSLRIGCAQIVCTTGDTFITCNYDPHGNVMGQRPF